The following coding sequences are from one Paenibacillus sp. FSL R5-0912 window:
- a CDS encoding agmatine deiminase family protein — translation MTYPKDLNYTMPAEWAQHERTFISWPVQDSMVYPDNHAAVSAGYTEIIRAIAEFEPVTVIVNPDDMETVEQLALGANVTLLPIRHNDAWLRDNGPTFVVNAEGKLAGVNWKFNAWGGKYTPWDLDDKVAPQILEQLEISRYDAPLVMEGGSIHTDGEGTLLTTEECLLNTNRNPELDREEIAGLVKQYTGTESIIWLKRGLSGDETDGHVDNIACFAAPGKVIIQVCGDPQDENYAISEENLRILEQATDAKGRKLEIIRIQQPPRVDYEGSRLTLSYLNFYFVNGGIILPVFGGTAAETDRLAEETLAGLFPERRIRTVNGMAVIGEGGNVHCTTQQMPAVN, via the coding sequence ATGACGTATCCCAAAGATTTAAACTATACAATGCCGGCGGAATGGGCCCAGCATGAACGGACCTTCATCTCCTGGCCGGTGCAGGACTCTATGGTATATCCGGACAACCATGCGGCGGTAAGCGCAGGTTATACCGAGATTATCAGAGCCATTGCCGAGTTCGAGCCAGTAACGGTGATCGTGAACCCTGATGATATGGAGACTGTAGAACAGCTTGCACTGGGTGCTAATGTGACGCTGCTGCCCATCCGGCATAATGATGCCTGGCTGCGCGATAACGGACCGACCTTTGTGGTGAATGCGGAAGGCAAGCTTGCCGGCGTGAACTGGAAGTTCAATGCCTGGGGCGGCAAATATACGCCATGGGACCTTGACGATAAGGTAGCTCCGCAAATTCTGGAACAGCTGGAGATCAGCAGGTATGATGCACCGCTTGTGATGGAGGGCGGATCAATCCATACCGATGGTGAAGGAACACTGCTGACTACCGAAGAATGTCTGCTGAACACGAACCGCAATCCCGAGCTGGACCGGGAAGAGATCGCCGGCTTAGTGAAGCAATATACGGGGACAGAATCGATAATCTGGCTGAAGCGCGGCCTCAGCGGGGACGAGACGGACGGTCATGTTGATAATATCGCGTGCTTCGCTGCGCCGGGCAAGGTGATCATCCAGGTCTGCGGAGACCCGCAGGATGAGAACTATGCCATTTCGGAGGAGAACCTGCGTATTTTGGAGCAGGCTACCGATGCCAAGGGACGGAAACTGGAGATCATCCGCATTCAGCAGCCGCCCCGTGTTGATTATGAAGGCAGCCGGTTGACCCTGAGCTATCTGAATTTCTATTTCGTGAACGGCGGGATTATCCTGCCGGTATTCGGCGGTACGGCGGCAGAGACAGACAGGCTTGCCGAAGAGACGCTTGCCGGGCTGTTCCCGGAACGCAGGATCCGTACAGTGAACGGAATGGCTGTAATCGGTGAAGGCGGGAACGTACACTGCACCACCCAGCAGATGCCTGCGGTGAACTAG
- the aguB gene encoding N-carbamoylputrescine amidase, with amino-acid sequence MRKVKVAATQMSCSGDIDENIRKAETLVREAAAQGAQIILLQELFETPYFCQKEKSDYYAYATELEHNKAVNHFKAIAKELEVVLPISFYEKKNYARYNSLAVIDADGTVMGKYRKSHIPDGPGYEEKFYFNPGDTGFKVWNTRYAKIGVGVCWDQWYPEAARVMSLMGAEILFYPTAIGSEPQDGSIDSKDHWQTCMLGHAAANLVPVVASNRIGEEIDEDSSINFYGSSFIAGPQGNKVAEAGRDEQGVLVSEFDLDALEVGRIEWGIFRDRRPELYRLIASYDGDLTF; translated from the coding sequence GTGAGAAAAGTAAAAGTAGCCGCAACACAAATGAGCTGTTCCGGCGACATTGATGAGAATATCCGTAAGGCCGAGACGCTGGTCAGAGAAGCGGCAGCCCAGGGCGCGCAGATTATTCTGTTGCAGGAGCTGTTTGAGACTCCGTATTTCTGCCAGAAGGAGAAATCGGATTACTACGCCTATGCCACCGAGCTTGAGCACAACAAGGCTGTGAACCATTTCAAGGCGATAGCCAAAGAACTGGAAGTGGTGCTGCCGATCAGCTTTTATGAGAAAAAGAACTACGCGCGTTACAACTCGCTGGCTGTGATTGATGCCGACGGAACGGTGATGGGCAAATACCGCAAAAGCCATATTCCTGACGGCCCCGGCTATGAAGAGAAGTTCTACTTCAACCCGGGCGATACCGGCTTCAAGGTGTGGAATACCCGTTATGCCAAAATCGGCGTCGGCGTCTGCTGGGATCAATGGTATCCGGAAGCAGCACGGGTAATGAGTCTGATGGGGGCGGAGATTCTGTTCTACCCTACAGCTATCGGCTCGGAGCCGCAGGACGGCTCGATCGACTCCAAGGATCACTGGCAGACCTGCATGCTGGGCCATGCAGCCGCTAACCTGGTTCCTGTCGTGGCCTCCAACCGGATCGGTGAGGAGATTGACGAGGATTCCAGCATTAACTTCTACGGTTCTTCGTTCATTGCCGGCCCGCAGGGCAATAAGGTTGCTGAAGCCGGGCGCGATGAGCAGGGTGTGCTGGTCAGTGAATTTGATCTTGATGCGCTTGAGGTTGGCCGGATCGAATGGGGAATTTTCCGCGACCGCCGTCCGGAGCTGTACCGGCTGATTGCTTCATATGACGGGGATCTGACGTTCTGA
- a CDS encoding transporter substrate-binding domain-containing protein codes for MGISKKWAMSGMVAFLVLAMVGCGSDNNAGSGKAAGESIKFASDASYAPMEYMDTDTIKGFDIDFIKAVMEEAGIDYTVTNTGWDTMLTSVQQGTEYQAGLSSVSITDERKETYDYSIPYFESTNMIMVKEGSDIKSALDLKDKKVAVQAATTADDLMSGIMGIDNGNLKRFDSNAVALMELNGGGADAVVADIAIVNEYIKNNPKEKLTGIIDKENFGSEYYGILYPKGSEWKAKLDPAIKTIIENGKYAEIYKEWFGEEPDTKALLNAE; via the coding sequence ATGGGAATCAGTAAAAAATGGGCAATGTCAGGTATGGTGGCATTCCTGGTCCTGGCAATGGTTGGCTGTGGTTCGGATAATAACGCAGGCAGCGGTAAAGCGGCCGGAGAGAGCATCAAGTTCGCCAGCGATGCCAGTTATGCACCTATGGAGTATATGGATACAGACACTATCAAGGGCTTTGACATTGATTTCATTAAGGCAGTTATGGAGGAAGCGGGTATTGACTACACCGTGACCAACACAGGCTGGGATACGATGCTGACCAGTGTTCAGCAAGGCACTGAATATCAGGCGGGCCTATCTTCGGTATCCATTACAGATGAGCGCAAGGAAACCTATGACTACTCCATTCCTTATTTCGAATCTACGAACATGATCATGGTCAAGGAAGGCAGCGATATCAAGTCTGCCCTTGATTTGAAGGATAAGAAAGTTGCCGTTCAGGCAGCAACAACTGCGGATGATCTGATGAGCGGCATCATGGGCATCGACAACGGCAACCTGAAGCGCTTTGACAGCAATGCGGTAGCCCTGATGGAGCTGAACGGCGGCGGAGCGGATGCAGTGGTTGCGGATATCGCCATCGTGAACGAATACATCAAGAATAATCCGAAGGAGAAGCTGACCGGTATCATCGACAAGGAGAACTTCGGTTCCGAATATTACGGCATCCTGTATCCTAAGGGCAGCGAATGGAAAGCTAAGCTGGACCCGGCGATCAAGACAATCATCGAGAACGGCAAATATGCGGAAATCTACAAAGAATGGTTCGGCGAAGAGCCGGATACTAAGGCACTTTTGAACGCAGAGTAA
- a CDS encoding amino acid ABC transporter permease — translation MDFRFDIIVHYLPVLLKGTLFTIGVSLVSILCGSILGLVIGFGKMAPRWYFRWPFHAYINIFRGTPLYVQILIVHFGLIPLFYGKTYALMSAFVALSLNSAAYSAEIFRAGIQSIDPGQREAALSLGMTKLQAMRFIILPQAIKRMVPAFGNEFIVLVKDSSLLALIAAPEIMYWSNTMKGQYLRIWEPYLTAALIYFILTYSLSKLLNYIERKV, via the coding sequence ATGGATTTCAGATTTGACATCATCGTTCATTATTTACCGGTTTTACTTAAGGGAACTTTATTTACCATAGGCGTATCGCTGGTTTCGATCCTGTGCGGGTCCATTCTGGGACTGGTTATCGGGTTCGGCAAAATGGCGCCCAGATGGTATTTCCGCTGGCCGTTTCATGCGTATATCAACATCTTCCGCGGAACACCGTTGTACGTCCAGATTCTGATCGTCCATTTCGGACTCATTCCGTTGTTCTATGGTAAAACCTATGCGCTGATGAGCGCATTTGTGGCGCTCTCGCTCAATTCCGCGGCGTATTCCGCTGAAATTTTCCGTGCCGGCATCCAGTCAATTGACCCCGGACAACGGGAAGCCGCCCTGTCACTCGGGATGACCAAACTCCAGGCGATGCGCTTCATTATTCTGCCTCAGGCCATCAAACGGATGGTTCCGGCGTTCGGGAATGAATTCATCGTCCTCGTCAAGGATTCCTCGCTGCTGGCGCTGATTGCCGCACCGGAGATTATGTACTGGAGCAACACCATGAAAGGCCAATATCTGCGGATCTGGGAGCCTTATCTGACCGCTGCACTGATCTATTTCATTCTAACCTACTCCCTCAGCAAGCTGCTTAATTATATCGAACGGAAGGTGTAA